The following coding sequences lie in one Planctomycetota bacterium genomic window:
- a CDS encoding hemolysin family protein: MTLLILLLAVGTSLSISAICSLMEATLLSLTPGDVAGLKRRRPKAGEIWEAFKKEVERPISVILICNTAAHTIGATMAGAKFEEWVDQNPQLFGENAGGWSVFAFGAVFTVLMLQFTEILPKSLGVRYNTTVAAFTARPMLLIVNVMKPVLAAVKFVNKPFDTSGGHHKVVGTDEIATLAAMARTTQVINEHQEQMIAAAGRLQEVKARQVMTPRKDMHVLHLSDGFAEVLSTLRQTPYTRLPVLGEGVDDVKGIVHLRDVFNALSLVPGRLHVADDPDKPDEVRALLPDSPGGELHVIGSGQIDLASLVRPVPFVPETQNLGLLLSRFQQGFQEPGGQRLESHMAIVVDEYGSTQGVITLEDVLEEVVGDIEDEFDAGERVWKLEPVSCDVGHEQVNGEVIASEWRADGEVPLREIFQKLQLSDAAMDKAEGGDVTTLGGYVTRELGRWPVSGDSVPLDSVDVTVNYVERGQVRGATLRKREDEE; this comes from the coding sequence ATGACGCTTCTCATTCTTCTGCTTGCCGTCGGAACGTCGCTGTCGATCAGTGCGATCTGCTCGCTCATGGAAGCGACGCTGCTGAGCCTCACGCCTGGCGACGTCGCCGGTCTCAAGCGTCGTCGACCCAAGGCGGGCGAGATCTGGGAAGCGTTCAAGAAGGAAGTCGAACGCCCGATCAGCGTCATCCTGATCTGCAACACCGCCGCCCACACCATCGGCGCGACGATGGCCGGGGCGAAATTCGAGGAGTGGGTCGATCAGAACCCGCAACTCTTCGGCGAGAACGCAGGCGGCTGGAGTGTGTTCGCGTTCGGTGCGGTCTTCACCGTGCTGATGCTGCAGTTCACCGAGATCCTGCCTAAGAGTCTCGGCGTTCGGTACAACACGACGGTCGCCGCCTTCACGGCCAGACCGATGTTGCTGATCGTCAACGTGATGAAGCCGGTGCTGGCGGCAGTGAAGTTTGTGAACAAGCCGTTCGACACGTCCGGCGGGCACCACAAGGTCGTCGGCACCGATGAGATCGCGACGCTGGCTGCGATGGCTCGGACGACGCAGGTCATCAACGAGCACCAGGAGCAGATGATCGCCGCCGCCGGTCGGCTGCAGGAGGTCAAGGCGCGGCAGGTGATGACGCCCCGCAAGGACATGCACGTGCTACACCTGAGCGACGGCTTTGCCGAGGTGCTGAGCACGCTGCGTCAGACGCCCTACACGCGGCTGCCGGTGCTGGGAGAGGGTGTGGATGACGTCAAGGGCATTGTCCACCTGCGCGACGTGTTCAACGCACTGTCACTTGTTCCAGGACGCCTGCACGTGGCTGACGATCCGGACAAACCGGATGAGGTGCGGGCGTTGCTGCCGGATTCGCCCGGCGGAGAGCTGCACGTCATCGGCTCGGGTCAGATCGACCTCGCGTCGCTCGTCCGTCCGGTGCCGTTCGTGCCCGAGACGCAGAACCTGGGACTGTTGCTCAGCCGGTTCCAGCAAGGCTTCCAGGAGCCCGGCGGCCAGCGGCTGGAAAGCCACATGGCGATCGTCGTTGACGAGTACGGCAGCACGCAGGGCGTCATCACGCTCGAAGACGTGCTGGAGGAAGTCGTCGGCGACATTGAGGACGAGTTCGACGCAGGTGAGCGCGTCTGGAAGCTGGAACCCGTCAGCTGCGACGTCGGCCACGAGCAGGTCAACGGCGAAGTCATTGCCAGCGAATGGCGTGCAGACGGCGAGGTGCCGCTGCGTGAGATCTTCCAGAAGCTGCAACTCAGCGACGCAGCAATGGACAAGGCCGAGGGCGGCGATGTGACGACGCTCGGCGGCTACGTCACCCGCGAGCTCGGCCGCTGGCCGGTCTCCGGAGACTCCGTCCCGCTCGACAGCGTCGACGTCACCGTCAACTACGTTGAACGTGGTCAGGTGCGAGGAGCAACGCTTCGCAAGCGCGAAGACGAAGAGTGA
- the truA gene encoding tRNA pseudouridine(38-40) synthase TruA: MSDEPAQLRYKLTVAYRGTAYHGWQRQMVPGEDTSAAELPTVQNVLRLALQRTVGHPVNVVGASRTDAGVHAKGQAASFETIRHQIAPERLMAATNAKLPADVAIRSIEPVANDFDVLSDTAEKAYRYTVHNGLKKDVFAGDVMLHLPPMPSPLDVAAMHEAAARFVGEHDFASFAKPGHGRESTVRTVTSAKVSRDGDRVHFEIAGTGFLWHQVRIMTGTLLRVGAGKVPPEAMTTILSARDREAAGPTAPPHGMCLLWVRHRRQVGSATVAAAE; the protein is encoded by the coding sequence GTGAGCGATGAGCCGGCCCAACTCCGTTACAAGCTGACGGTCGCGTATCGCGGCACGGCTTACCACGGCTGGCAGCGGCAGATGGTGCCGGGCGAAGACACTTCTGCGGCCGAGCTGCCGACGGTCCAGAACGTCCTGCGACTCGCGCTCCAACGCACCGTCGGGCATCCCGTCAACGTCGTCGGTGCCAGTCGGACCGACGCCGGCGTTCACGCCAAAGGTCAGGCGGCAAGCTTCGAGACGATCCGGCATCAAATCGCGCCCGAACGGCTCATGGCAGCGACGAACGCAAAGCTGCCGGCGGATGTCGCGATCCGGTCGATCGAGCCCGTCGCGAACGACTTCGACGTCCTTAGCGACACGGCCGAGAAGGCGTATCGCTACACGGTGCACAACGGACTGAAGAAGGACGTGTTTGCCGGCGACGTGATGCTCCACCTGCCGCCGATGCCGAGTCCACTCGACGTCGCTGCGATGCATGAAGCGGCGGCGCGATTCGTCGGCGAACACGACTTTGCCAGCTTCGCCAAGCCGGGCCACGGACGCGAGTCGACGGTTCGGACGGTCACGTCCGCGAAGGTGTCACGCGACGGCGATCGGGTGCACTTCGAGATCGCCGGAACTGGCTTCCTGTGGCATCAGGTTCGGATCATGACGGGAACTTTGCTCCGCGTGGGTGCGGGGAAAGTACCGCCTGAAGCGATGACGACGATTCTGTCGGCACGCGATCGCGAGGCTGCAGGCCCGACGGCTCCGCCGCATGGGATGTGCCTGCTGTGGGTGAGGCATCGTCGGCAAGTCGGATCCGCTACAGTCGCGGCAGCCGAATGA
- a CDS encoding aminotransferase class V-fold PLP-dependent enzyme, protein MSDAAPRRLYLDNAATSFPKPPEVLAAMTDYATRLGASAGRGAYDEAVETGRLLEACRREINDFIGGESPDHVVFALNCSDALNIALRGLIDPFNPGHVVISEADHNSILRPVHAMAEQWGLKFTAVPCDPETTLVDPADVREAIQRDTKFVALTHASNVTGAVQRVAEIGAICREMAVPFVVDAAQSIGHVSVDVQKDSIDLLAAPGHKALMGPLGTGFLYLRPGMEKLVRPLREGGTGSRSDLPTHPTWMPDRYEPGSHNAIGVAGLLAGVRWLRGKGLGEIQRHEQGLVSTFLGAITGVDGLTLFGPPGVADRIGVFSVRAEGLEPHELSAALESGFGVLSRSGIHCAPWVHRAIGTLDAGGATRLSFGPFTSKQDVRFAADALAELTSSAELMAV, encoded by the coding sequence ATGTCCGACGCCGCCCCGCGACGCCTCTACCTTGACAACGCCGCAACGAGCTTTCCCAAGCCGCCCGAAGTCCTGGCGGCGATGACGGACTACGCGACGCGCCTCGGTGCCAGCGCCGGCCGCGGTGCGTATGACGAAGCGGTCGAAACCGGCAGACTGCTCGAGGCGTGCCGACGCGAGATCAACGACTTCATCGGCGGCGAGTCGCCCGACCACGTCGTCTTCGCGCTCAACTGCTCGGACGCACTCAACATCGCGCTGCGCGGCCTCATCGATCCCTTCAACCCCGGCCACGTCGTCATCAGCGAGGCCGACCACAACTCCATCCTCCGGCCCGTCCACGCGATGGCCGAACAGTGGGGCCTGAAGTTCACGGCCGTGCCGTGCGACCCGGAGACGACGCTCGTCGACCCGGCCGACGTGCGCGAGGCGATCCAGCGGGACACGAAGTTCGTCGCATTGACGCACGCGAGCAACGTCACCGGCGCCGTTCAACGCGTCGCGGAGATCGGTGCGATCTGTCGCGAGATGGCGGTGCCCTTCGTGGTCGACGCGGCCCAGTCGATCGGGCATGTGTCGGTCGACGTGCAGAAAGACTCGATCGATCTGCTCGCCGCACCGGGGCACAAGGCGTTGATGGGGCCGCTCGGCACGGGCTTTCTCTACCTTCGGCCAGGCATGGAAAAGCTCGTCCGGCCTCTGCGTGAAGGTGGCACCGGCAGTCGGAGCGATCTGCCGACGCACCCGACGTGGATGCCGGATCGCTACGAGCCTGGCAGCCACAACGCCATCGGCGTCGCCGGTCTGCTCGCGGGCGTGCGCTGGCTCCGCGGCAAAGGGCTCGGCGAGATTCAGCGACACGAGCAAGGCCTGGTCTCGACGTTCCTCGGTGCGATCACCGGCGTCGACGGCCTGACGCTCTTCGGCCCGCCCGGCGTGGCGGACCGCATTGGCGTCTTCAGCGTCCGGGCTGAGGGACTCGAACCGCACGAGCTTTCGGCCGCGCTCGAGAGCGGCTTTGGTGTCCTCTCCCGCAGCGGCATCCACTGCGCGCCTTGGGTCCACCGCGCGATCGGCACGCTCGACGCCGGTGGCGCAACGCGGCTCAGCTTCGGCCCCTTCACCAGCAAGCAAGACGTCCGCTTCGCCGCCGACGCACTTGCCGAGCTGACCTCGTCGGCGGAACTGATGGCGGTGTAG
- a CDS encoding GIY-YIG nuclease family protein — protein MTGCVVRDRFGGVVRSFWVYILASRPGGTLYIGVTSDLDCRVQEHKQKLVPGFTEKYAIDRLVHYESFPDARSAFAREKQLKGWRRSKKTNLIAAANPQWDDLYDEADQTVVPLPELE, from the coding sequence ATGACGGGATGTGTTGTTCGTGATAGGTTCGGGGGCGTGGTTCGGTCGTTTTGGGTGTACATCCTTGCCAGTCGGCCGGGCGGGACGCTTTACATCGGGGTGACGAGCGACCTCGATTGTCGGGTGCAGGAGCACAAACAGAAGCTCGTGCCGGGCTTCACGGAGAAGTACGCGATTGACCGGCTGGTTCACTACGAGTCGTTCCCTGATGCTCGGTCGGCGTTCGCGAGAGAGAAGCAGCTCAAAGGGTGGAGGCGGTCGAAGAAGACGAACTTGATCGCAGCGGCCAATCCGCAGTGGGATGACCTCTACGACGAGGCGGACCAGACAGTCGTGCCACTGCCAGAGCTGGAGTAA
- a CDS encoding aldo/keto reductase, producing MTPATHLRWGILGAGRIAGAFASDLKHTDTGTLVAVASRSKEKADAFAKEHAPGARGLGSYDELLSDAEVDAVYVATPHPQHAEWTIKLLRAGKHVLCEKPVAINWADAEAMFEAARLSDRVLMEAFMYRCHPVIDELVRLLREKVIGDVQFIDAAFSFRGPDKPEQRLLNPELGGGGILDVGCYAVSIARLVAGAAVGGDVAGPTSLKGVGHLGKTGVDEWAAATAMFPGGIVASLRTGVRLNAQNGLTVYGTGGKLSIDQPFIPARHGGESTIVIEPAEGDKREIAVPSDKPLYALEAEAFAKAVVTGGVAFPAMTPADTLGNMRALDTWREQIGLTYPAETLEHYSSTTIIGESLARQSTSPMPTAKVGEIPFEVSKFLMGCDNQHRFDRAAVLYDAFFEYGGNGFDTAHVYGRQRSALLGQWIKHRNVRDQVAVICKGAHTPRNFPHFIRGELMDQLGWLGTDYCDLYFLHRDNPDVPAGEFVDVLSELADEGLIRGGFGGSNWTLSRLKEAQDYASKKGVRGFTVMSQNLSLAEMVDPVWRGCESAHADDWMSYLAETGLTNFAWSSQARGFFVPDRDLDEAELNRCWVSDANMERRKRCFELAEQRGVEPISIAAAWVLKQAFPSFALIGPRNLRELHTSLPGLSIELTDAEHAWLDLKRDTPADS from the coding sequence ATGACGCCCGCCACGCATCTTCGTTGGGGAATCCTCGGCGCCGGCCGCATCGCCGGGGCCTTTGCTTCTGATCTCAAACACACCGACACGGGCACGCTCGTCGCTGTCGCGAGCCGTTCCAAGGAAAAGGCCGACGCCTTTGCCAAGGAACACGCGCCGGGCGCACGCGGCCTTGGCAGTTACGACGAGCTCCTCTCGGACGCCGAGGTCGATGCGGTCTACGTCGCCACGCCGCACCCGCAGCACGCCGAGTGGACGATCAAGCTGCTCCGCGCCGGCAAGCACGTTCTGTGTGAGAAGCCGGTCGCGATCAACTGGGCAGATGCCGAGGCGATGTTTGAGGCGGCTCGGCTGTCCGATCGCGTCCTGATGGAGGCGTTCATGTACCGCTGCCATCCGGTGATCGACGAGCTCGTGCGATTGCTTCGCGAGAAAGTCATCGGCGATGTGCAGTTCATCGACGCCGCCTTCAGCTTTCGCGGGCCGGACAAGCCCGAGCAGCGACTGCTCAACCCGGAGCTCGGCGGTGGCGGGATTTTGGACGTCGGCTGCTACGCCGTCAGCATCGCTCGGCTCGTCGCCGGTGCTGCCGTCGGTGGAGACGTTGCAGGGCCGACGAGTCTCAAGGGCGTCGGTCATCTCGGCAAGACGGGCGTCGACGAGTGGGCCGCTGCGACGGCGATGTTCCCCGGCGGGATTGTCGCGTCGCTGCGAACGGGCGTTCGTCTCAACGCACAGAACGGACTGACCGTCTACGGCACCGGCGGAAAGCTGAGCATCGACCAGCCGTTCATTCCCGCACGCCACGGCGGCGAGAGCACGATCGTCATCGAGCCGGCCGAGGGCGACAAGCGTGAGATTGCCGTGCCGAGCGACAAGCCGCTCTACGCACTCGAGGCCGAGGCCTTTGCGAAGGCAGTGGTCACCGGCGGCGTTGCGTTCCCTGCGATGACGCCTGCCGACACACTCGGGAACATGCGGGCGCTCGACACGTGGCGCGAGCAGATTGGTCTCACGTACCCGGCCGAAACGCTCGAGCACTACAGCTCCACGACCATCATCGGCGAGTCGCTTGCGCGCCAGTCGACGTCGCCGATGCCGACGGCGAAGGTCGGCGAGATTCCGTTCGAGGTGTCGAAGTTCCTGATGGGCTGCGACAACCAGCACCGGTTCGACCGGGCGGCTGTCCTTTACGACGCGTTTTTCGAGTACGGCGGCAACGGCTTCGACACCGCGCACGTTTACGGTCGACAGCGCTCGGCACTGCTGGGTCAGTGGATCAAGCACCGGAACGTGCGCGACCAGGTGGCCGTCATCTGCAAGGGTGCCCACACGCCGCGAAACTTCCCGCACTTCATCCGCGGCGAGCTGATGGACCAGCTCGGCTGGCTCGGCACCGACTACTGCGATCTCTACTTCCTCCACCGCGACAACCCTGATGTGCCAGCGGGCGAATTCGTCGACGTTCTGAGCGAGCTGGCCGATGAAGGACTCATTCGCGGCGGGTTTGGCGGGAGCAACTGGACGCTGAGCCGCCTGAAGGAGGCCCAGGATTACGCGAGCAAGAAGGGCGTTCGTGGCTTCACCGTCATGAGCCAGAACCTGTCGCTGGCCGAGATGGTCGATCCCGTCTGGCGAGGTTGCGAGAGCGCGCACGCCGACGATTGGATGAGCTACCTCGCCGAGACCGGTCTGACCAACTTTGCGTGGAGCAGTCAGGCCCGCGGCTTCTTCGTGCCTGATCGCGACTTGGACGAGGCCGAGCTGAACCGCTGCTGGGTCAGCGATGCCAACATGGAGCGACGCAAGCGTTGTTTCGAACTTGCCGAGCAACGCGGCGTCGAGCCGATCAGCATTGCAGCGGCATGGGTGCTCAAGCAGGCGTTCCCGAGCTTCGCACTCATCGGCCCGCGCAACCTCCGCGAGCTGCACACGTCGCTGCCCGGCCTGTCGATCGAGCTCACCGACGCGGAGCACGCGTGGCTCGATCTGAAGCGCGACACGCCTGCCGATTCGTGA
- a CDS encoding prepilin-type N-terminal cleavage/methylation domain-containing protein produces the protein MLEHQGQHVGRRRGFSLVEILVVIGIIALLISILLPALTRARQSATTVVCLSNLRQIGAALNLYANEQDGRLPAWSGIQTHPDGSHPFDAEGLGWSQMLQAAWDQEPDDDIYNCPAFPVGATHNYFISARWLQRQDPRRQSWILANIRNSSAFVLSGDAVNLGFYAQPFGSKPTDDFTDIDKDDATNHMLIFSGEPDGINIHEGRGLTVLFADAHATLESQFDETTMTFDPDELGVRWRDVDP, from the coding sequence TTGCTCGAACACCAAGGACAGCACGTCGGCCGACGACGCGGGTTTTCTCTCGTGGAGATCCTCGTCGTCATCGGCATCATCGCGCTCTTGATATCGATCCTGCTGCCGGCGCTGACGCGGGCGCGGCAGTCGGCGACGACGGTGGTCTGCCTGAGCAATCTGCGTCAGATCGGTGCCGCGCTAAACCTCTACGCGAACGAACAGGACGGCCGGCTGCCGGCGTGGAGCGGCATTCAGACCCACCCGGATGGCTCGCACCCATTCGATGCCGAAGGCCTCGGCTGGAGTCAGATGCTGCAAGCGGCGTGGGACCAAGAGCCCGACGACGACATCTACAACTGCCCGGCGTTTCCAGTCGGTGCGACCCACAACTACTTCATCAGCGCCCGCTGGCTGCAGCGACAAGACCCGCGGCGGCAGTCATGGATTCTGGCCAACATTCGCAACAGCAGTGCGTTCGTCCTGAGCGGCGATGCAGTCAATCTCGGCTTCTACGCCCAGCCGTTCGGATCGAAGCCGACGGACGACTTCACCGACATCGACAAGGACGACGCCACGAACCACATGCTGATCTTCAGCGGCGAACCGGACGGCATCAACATTCACGAGGGACGTGGGCTGACGGTGCTGTTTGCTGACGCGCACGCGACGCTCGAGAGTCAGTTCGACGAGACCACGATGACATTCGACCCGGACGAGCTGGGCGTTCGCTGGAGGGATGTCGACCCGTGA
- a CDS encoding cytochrome C oxidase subunit IV family protein, whose protein sequence is MAITNDSGVRGTAAVSLADITDEDRQLTAERADGLSRGLSGLGAPVSHAEHDEPHVAPLWIMYGTFAALVGLTVLTVGARFVDFGAQINIMIALGLAFLKAVLVAMFFMHLIWDSKLNQLILVSTLLFLTIFIGVAIIDSDQYQPILDPADAYTTSIEAAGE, encoded by the coding sequence ATGGCCATCACCAACGACAGTGGCGTTCGAGGCACCGCAGCCGTCTCGCTCGCCGACATCACCGACGAAGACCGTCAGCTGACCGCCGAGCGTGCTGACGGTCTCTCACGAGGACTGAGCGGGCTAGGTGCTCCGGTAAGTCATGCAGAACACGACGAGCCGCACGTCGCGCCCTTGTGGATCATGTACGGCACGTTTGCGGCATTGGTCGGGCTCACAGTTCTTACCGTCGGAGCTCGATTCGTCGACTTCGGTGCTCAGATCAACATCATGATTGCCCTCGGCCTTGCCTTCTTGAAGGCGGTGCTCGTGGCGATGTTCTTCATGCACCTGATCTGGGACAGCAAGCTCAATCAGCTGATCCTGGTCAGCACGCTGCTGTTCCTGACGATCTTCATTGGCGTGGCGATCATCGACAGCGACCAGTACCAGCCGATCCTCGACCCCGCCGACGCCTACACCACCAGCATCGAAGCCGCTGGCGAGTGA
- the purU gene encoding formyltetrahydrofolate deformylase, whose amino-acid sequence MATRSGRLLIDCPDRPGLVATVAAFLAGEGGNITDADQHGERGHFFMRLAFDLVDGSTAEAFASRVRDLAERDGLTIRLGWDDHRPSIAILASRQDHCLRDLLFRHDIGELPAEVAMVVSNHPEPGEAAERRGLRFVHLPVTPETKAEQEQALAEVVGDVDLIVLARYMQILSPELCARWAGRCINIHHGLLPAFKGGRPYHQAWERGVKLIGATSHYVTAELDAGPILAQAIEPVGHRDSPDDLVRKGRDLERQVLATAVRAHLEDRVIVTGQRTVVFE is encoded by the coding sequence ATGGCGACGCGTTCGGGCCGACTGCTTATCGATTGCCCGGACCGGCCGGGCCTTGTTGCCACAGTTGCGGCGTTTCTCGCAGGCGAAGGTGGCAACATCACCGATGCGGATCAGCACGGTGAGCGCGGGCACTTTTTCATGCGGCTGGCGTTCGACTTGGTCGACGGCTCGACCGCCGAGGCGTTTGCAAGCCGTGTCCGAGACCTCGCTGAACGGGATGGCCTGACGATCCGCCTTGGCTGGGACGACCATCGGCCGAGCATCGCGATCCTCGCGAGTCGACAGGACCATTGCCTGCGGGACCTGCTCTTTCGGCACGACATCGGCGAGCTGCCGGCCGAGGTGGCGATGGTTGTGTCGAATCATCCTGAGCCGGGCGAGGCGGCGGAGCGTCGTGGGCTGAGGTTTGTTCATCTGCCCGTCACGCCCGAGACCAAGGCCGAGCAGGAGCAAGCCCTGGCCGAGGTCGTTGGCGATGTCGACCTGATCGTGCTGGCCCGGTACATGCAGATTCTGTCGCCGGAATTGTGCGCGCGTTGGGCGGGTCGCTGCATCAACATCCACCACGGCCTGCTCCCGGCGTTCAAGGGAGGCCGGCCGTACCACCAGGCGTGGGAGCGGGGCGTGAAGCTGATCGGCGCGACGAGCCACTACGTCACGGCCGAACTGGATGCCGGGCCGATTCTGGCTCAGGCAATCGAGCCGGTGGGTCATCGCGACTCGCCCGACGACCTCGTGCGCAAAGGTCGCGACCTCGAACGCCAGGTGCTTGCGACAGCGGTCCGGGCTCACCTGGAAGACCGCGTCATCGTCACCGGCCAGCGGACGGTCGTGTTCGAGTAA
- a CDS encoding GNAT family N-acetyltransferase, with translation MNELISQNALPVPNAPITVRPATHDDLPWIDALHKKHSKQLGYATTKQFQEYLDLGGLLVAEQETMAQPIGYVMYRDRYLKRDELGVIYQLCVDPSAQRGLIGATLLKEVFERSAYGCRLFCCWCAQDLPANRFWEAMGFVPIAFRGGSTKKKRVHLFWQKKIVEGDTETRWWYPSKTEGGQMREDRLALPIPPGLHWSEPMPVIEVKEVPTPLKPAVPKKRVTTSKKQPVAEPPKPRMPMQFGPPPTAATPPTAPTDSGATASLPCPTPQQVPPLERFSGTEKKASRPKAPPIDPNLVRQARELRDRYLEHVNRPEHASLLESRAKYAVAKQLPAFDELPTMPRLAA, from the coding sequence ATGAATGAGCTCATTTCGCAGAACGCATTGCCGGTGCCGAATGCGCCGATCACGGTGCGCCCCGCGACGCACGACGACCTGCCATGGATCGACGCATTGCACAAGAAGCACTCGAAGCAGCTCGGCTATGCGACGACCAAGCAGTTCCAGGAGTACCTCGATCTGGGCGGATTGCTCGTCGCTGAGCAGGAGACGATGGCACAGCCGATCGGCTACGTCATGTATCGCGACCGGTACCTCAAGCGGGATGAGCTGGGCGTGATCTATCAGCTGTGCGTCGATCCGTCGGCGCAGCGGGGGCTGATCGGGGCCACGTTGCTCAAGGAGGTCTTCGAGCGGAGTGCGTATGGGTGTCGGCTGTTCTGTTGCTGGTGTGCCCAGGATCTGCCGGCGAACCGGTTCTGGGAGGCGATGGGGTTCGTGCCGATCGCGTTCCGCGGCGGGAGCACGAAGAAGAAGCGCGTCCACCTGTTCTGGCAAAAGAAGATCGTAGAGGGAGACACTGAGACCCGATGGTGGTACCCGAGCAAGACGGAAGGCGGGCAGATGCGGGAGGATCGACTGGCGTTGCCGATCCCGCCGGGGTTGCACTGGAGCGAGCCGATGCCGGTGATCGAGGTCAAAGAGGTCCCCACCCCCTTGAAGCCGGCAGTGCCGAAAAAGAGGGTCACGACATCGAAGAAGCAGCCGGTCGCCGAGCCGCCGAAGCCGCGGATGCCCATGCAGTTCGGTCCCCCGCCGACGGCTGCCACCCCACCCACCGCGCCCACAGACTCCGGTGCCACGGCATCCTTGCCGTGCCCGACGCCTCAGCAAGTTCCGCCACTGGAAAGATTTAGTGGCACCGAGAAGAAAGCGTCAAGGCCGAAGGCACCGCCGATCGACCCGAACCTGGTCCGTCAGGCCAGGGAGTTGCGGGATCGATACCTGGAGCATGTCAACCGGCCCGAGCACGCGAGTCTGCTGGAGAGTCGCGCGAAGTACGCTGTCGCGAAGCAACTGCCGGCCTTCGACGAGCTACCGACGATGCCGCGACTCGCGGCGTGA
- a CDS encoding YbaB/EbfC family nucleoid-associated protein, with protein sequence MFENFKDLANLPQMIAKMKAMQSKMAEMQAELVGELGGLRITADAGNGAVVATCNGKLELVSLQINPTAEVADIEQLQRHIVSAVAIAQQKAQVKAAEVTQEKMAKAAEEAGITDDMMDQLRRGGLGGLGG encoded by the coding sequence ATGTTCGAGAACTTCAAAGACCTCGCGAATCTGCCCCAGATGATCGCGAAGATGAAGGCCATGCAGTCGAAGATGGCCGAGATGCAGGCGGAACTCGTCGGCGAGCTCGGCGGCCTTCGCATCACCGCTGACGCCGGTAACGGTGCGGTGGTTGCGACGTGCAACGGCAAGCTGGAGCTGGTCTCGCTGCAAATCAACCCGACGGCCGAGGTTGCCGACATCGAGCAGCTTCAGCGGCACATCGTTTCCGCGGTCGCGATCGCTCAGCAGAAGGCGCAGGTCAAGGCGGCTGAGGTGACGCAGGAGAAGATGGCCAAGGCCGCAGAAGAGGCCGGCATCACCGACGACATGATGGACCAGCTGCGGCGTGGCGGGCTCGGCGGGTTGGGTGGCTGA